From the Hydrogenispora ethanolica genome, the window GTGCTCGGACAGAGTTTTGTCCCTGCCGACTATAAGAAGGTGCTGGTATTTGCCGGGGATTTTTTTCAGGCGTGCAGCAATCTACTCGCCCGGAAAGCCGACGCCATTATACCACATTTGTGCGCGAAGAGGCAACTGGTAGAACTGCCGCTGGAGGGAGTGCTGCCTCTGCCCGAGCTGGAGCAGCGCGCCCGCACCCGGGAGGGCGTGGAACTGGAATGGGCCCGGGCCGTGCTGGCCAAAAACAACCGTCCCAGCGAACAGCTTGAACTTTCTTGGATTGATTATGGCGACCGCCTGCGTTTTTATACATTTAACGCAGAAGTCTCCCAATATTACGCCGCATTCGCCCGTTCGGCCGATCCGCACGCCGTCTGCATCGCATACACCAATGGCATGATCGGCTATCTGAGCACGGCGGAACAGATCGAACAGGGCGGTTATGAACCGGTTGAGTCAGCGCTTTACTTTGCGCTCGCCGGTACCTATAAACCGGAAATTGAGCAGATTATCCACGGGGCAATGAGAATTGCCGCCGCAGAATAGAAGGAGGGTTTTATCATGCAGGAAGGCAGTGTAATGGATCTTTACCGGAAAGAAGTTTTCGGAATCATTCAGGACATCCATGATCACGAGAAAGAGCGGATCCTGGCCGCCGCCCACGTCATGGCGGAGCAGATCAAAAAAGACCGACTGATTTACATTTTCGGGCCGGGCGGCCACTCCAACCTGGCAGCCATGGAGATCTTTTTCCGGGCCGGCGGTCTGATGCACGTCAGTGCCATGCTCAATCAGGATACCATGCTCAGCGCGGGTGCTCTCAAATCCATGCAGGCCGAACGGCTTCCCGGTTATGGGCGGATCGTGGTCAATGACTACCGCATCGGCCGGGGCGATCTGCTAATCGTGGTTAACGCCTACGGCATCAATTCCGCGACCATCGACGCCGCGCTGCAGGCCAAGGAGAACGGTGCTGTCGTCATCGGCGTGAGCTCGCACGAACATGCCAATAACTGCCCCAAGGAGCATCCCGCCCGCCATCCCTCCAAGCAAAACCTGCACGAGATCGCCGATTATACGGTCGACTGCAAGGTCAAGGTCGGCGACGCCGTGATCGAGCTGCCCGGATTCGAGCAGAAGATTGGCGCGCTCAGCACCTTCGCCAATGCCTATGTGCTCAATTGCATGGTCATTGAGACGA encodes:
- a CDS encoding sugar isomerase domain-containing protein, translating into MQEGSVMDLYRKEVFGIIQDIHDHEKERILAAAHVMAEQIKKDRLIYIFGPGGHSNLAAMEIFFRAGGLMHVSAMLNQDTMLSAGALKSMQAERLPGYGRIVVNDYRIGRGDLLIVVNAYGINSATIDAALQAKENGAVVIGVSSHEHANNCPKEHPARHPSKQNLHEIADYTVDCKVKVGDAVIELPGFEQKIGALSTFANAYVLNCMVIETINILNNEGVKPPVWMSGNAPGGDDWNNRFMQGFRDKIRCL